GAGGTGCCAAAGAGAAAGACGCAGGGGTGCATTATAAAAAGATTGAGGAAAGCTTGAAAAAGTATGCAAAGGAGAGAAGATGGAGAAGCATTGATGTCACTGCCACGGCTTATATGGTGGGTTCTATTCAGCAGGCTGAGTCCAAATTGGTTACTTTTTTGAGGGAAAACATCTTGGCCACATTCTTAGTTAGGCAATATTTCAATAAGTCAAGTTATGATTGTGGAAAAATATATAGCTCCTAGCGACGCAATTACCTTGTAAAATGATTGGTAGCAGGGAACCTAATAGATGagtaacttttttataaatataaaaagtttattttctttaatcataTTATCCTTAAAAAGGGAAGTGGtttgtaaatatgttaaaagattATATACAATCAAATAGCAGCACCTTTTAAACATGCTTCTAAGGGATGGATCCCTGCGAAGCAGAGCAAGGTGTACATGCAAACTATGGGGGCGTCAAGCTCCACTCATCCAAATCTTTTGGCAATATGGTATTGTAACTCTTTGACCAAAAGCAGGACCACCTTCATCCACTCATTCATTTGTTCAGTTTATAGATTGACTCTCTGTATGTATATATCCACATAAAcactcaaaattaaataaaggaaatGAAACTAATGACATCATACCGTACCTGTCCGAAAGTTACGGAAAAAACTTCTCTACCCATCCAAATCTTCAGAACCAAGGCATCCACCATATGTACATCCTTCCAAGATTCTTGAGAGAGACTGCTTCAGCAATTAGTCTACGAGCTTGACCTTCTACAGCAAGTGGCAATGATGGCGCAGCTCCAACCCCAACAACCACTCCTTGTAATCTTGCAGCAATATTACTAATTGCTCTCTGATAAAATCCATAAAGATAATTacaacaattatatttaattgctCGTGTCTTGCAAAAATTATATGCTTAAAGGAATCCAATATCAGAAATAAGAGTCAATTATCAACGTAAATGGAGACAAAACAACAAAGGCATATCAATTGGAACTTTTTCTAtactattttcatataaatcCTCGATGAAAAGAATGATAAATTTCAGATGGTGATAAAACTTATTACATTaacaatatgaaaacaaaaactgaaTCCCAAACCTGTGCATGTGGATTTTGCACTTCTACACCACTGGACTTGTGAGATTTCGTCCATTCGACAAGAGGATCGTGGATGAAAGTTTCGAGCACACTCATGAGAGTCTCCCTGTGCGACCTCAGTACTGAAAGTGTAATTTCACAAACCCTCAAAAAGATACCCTCATATCCAGTTATTCCTAAGCCATCGATCATGTTCTGTAGATTTTGTTGCAATCCGTTAGAACATTTATGCAAGCATTCATTAATatgagaaacaaaattaattagcAAAGCTAGGTGTTGATAGGTGCCACAAATCATAATCTTTACTTCTAAGTagtgatgaattttttttccccAAAATTATAAGTGCAATACTTATAAGTTTAATAGCCTTGAGAAGTAAGACTAATGCTAATTGCGGCCAAATTCTGTGTTTAACAgaggaaaaagtaaaataatacgATTGATTTGCAAAATATTTTCCACTTATGTGGTTCTATTACCTGAGTTAGCCTAAAAGGAACAAGCTCAGGCTTGTCCAATTGCAAACCTTTGTCAAATAGGCAACTGAAATCAACGTGAACACAATCACCACTTGTAGAatcaaaaagaatattttcacCATGCCGATCACCCAGTCCCACAATATGCCCAACCATGGACCAAACAGCAGTCGTGTGAGCATAAGCAACACGGGCCCTGAACCATGCAGCAGGCTCTGAAAATGTTGTCAGGAACCATTTGTGGAAGACGGGAGGAAACATTGGAAGGATTTTGTTCTTTAGCATCTCATCCCCCGGCATTTTACCTTGACATTGATCATAAATTTGTCTAATTTGAGGATTAGTTTTCTGCCTATCAAATTTTCCGCAGGTAATATAGATGTCTTGAAGAATATGCCGAAGTCCACGAGTATGAGGCACCCACTCTACCATGCCACAGTCTTCTGTCAGAGGAATCACAGCAAATGTTCGAATATAGAGTTTCCTTCGACGACTCTCAGGATATTTGGACAGCAATCGGTTGATCGTTGCAGTGAACTCCATCATGCGAGCATCTTTCCGAAGGTCATCCTTTGGTTTGCAAAGAAATGGGCGCTCAAGACCATCACTGCCTAATAGAATAATCTGAAATAAAAGGggtattaattaaaaagatggTGAACACAAGACAGTAGACAACAAAATAATGGCATTTTCTATCGGTGGGTTCATAACAAGTTCGCTAGACCTATCCAGTATCTTAAGCAGATGACATGTAATGAAACTTGATAACTCTACTAAATAAAAATGGTCCAGTGGAAGGAAAACAGTACTGCGATCTTTGCAAtgagtttgaaaataaatacaagGCCAAATTCCTGTTAGGACTCTTGATCAAATTTCAGTAATTGGAATGCAACCCCTTAAAGCACTTCCATGCAAATTCTTATCCCCAGCCACTTTCTCCTAATTAGAGACCAACTAATGTTTGTAGCAGGCCACATGCTCACAATACTCTGCCCAATTGGCCCCTCTCCAACCATTAAGTTAATTGATGATATTGGAAAAATGTAATACAATAAGCAGTATGATAGGTACCCAGATTTTATTTACACTGTAAAGAACTCCAAGACAGGTTCTTGGATGATCTTCCTATGAAAACAAGACAGCTTGGTCTGTATCTAGTGACTGGTACACACAAATCCCAGGTCTGTTGAGAGAACCTGTCTCTCTCTTCCTTTTACTTATAATTTTCTCCAAAAACCTACTGAAAACAACCCCTGTATAGACTATAATAATAGTCTGTTTACAACAACCCACCTCACAGACAGGTATAAAAGTCTGTTACCCTTATTCCTTCTAACATATACTTCCCCTGAACCTATCACAGTACCAATGCTATAGGTCTATTACGACTTACAATGCCTGCTCAACTGCAATTATGTGGAAAACCCAAAAACAGTGCAACACCACCCATGCATTTAAAATAAGTGAACTGCATACTCCagaatcagaaaaaaaatattaaggtaGAAAATCATTAGCTTACTTTCTTAGGCTgctgaagagaagaaagaatttCTGCCTCATCAGCAATGCCTGATATAGTAGGAAGATCTGTAGCTGAAAAGATATTTGACATAAGTGAACCACCCAGATTCCCATCATATGTCGGAAGATTAACAGTAAGAGATTGCTGAATTGGCATTACAATTCCCAGGGGCATCATCCTCTTCAGAGAACTGAATTCAGTTGAGAGATTAATTGTCCTTGATCTTGACTGACCAGCATGGAAGCATAACTTGATCAGGTGATCAATCAGTGTAGCAAATTGAACAAATAAACTGTTCTCCTTACTTCCTGGGCTGAAACCTTTACGAGCAGCTTGTATGATTTCAGCTGCAGCTTCCCGCCTTGAAGGAACAGTGGATTTTGAAACAGCAGCCATTATCCACAAGCCCTGTTGTGGATACTGGCGCAGAACAGAGGTAATTATAAGTTTGACCAGTCGAACAGTCTCCACATTCTGGTGACAAATCCTTGAAACCAATTGAGGTAGCACTGTCAACCAGTGGTATGTTGGTAATTCCATCAAACAGCCTCTTATAATACTCATTACCTGCcaaagtgaaagaaaagaaagcaaataGTATAAACACTACAAATGCAAATTAAGAGTTTTGACGTCTCGATCACAGAAAACAGTAGAGGGAAGAAATTTCTCTACTCACCTTCAAATGTACATTCACTAAATCCTTGTTTGATGAACCACTTCTTTGATACATGCTTCCAAAGTCAAACCACAAGGTTAATAACCTCGGAAGTGcctgaaataaatttttgtgtCCCCTGTGAAGTCCTTTTGCATAGAATAATAGTACATCAGGAAGATAGGACCACCATCGCTTCTCACCATTCAGGTTCGATGAGCCAACAACAGTTGCTGAAGGAATCGGTCTAGGACCAAGTTCAGAATTCTCCTCCTGCCGTTTCCTGGCATCACCAAGCACCTCATCACAATACTTAGCAATATAAAAGTACCCTTTCTCCCATTTAGGTTGCAGTTCCCTCACCCTGGTATAAAGACTTATTACATCTTCCTTCTGTTTCTGCCCAGTGTAATGGATCCACCTTGAGTACAGAAGAAGGGTCTTCGCAATGTTTCTATTTTCATTCATGGTCTGACTTTCACGAATAGGCTGTGTATTTAGTGGTAAGAGAGACAAGCTAGTAATAGATGATATTGCAGCAGAACCTAAAACCTCAACAGGCATGTCCAAGAGAGATTGTTGCAACACTGCAATGGCTCCATCAGACCGCCGTGTGCTCCAAAGAAGTTTTGCTTTTTCCATGTGAACATTAGGGGCACCAGAGGCCTGAGCTTCCAAAATTGCTCTATTGGCTGTTTCATAATGACCAGCCAGGCGACACAGTTTTGAATATTGAAGCCAGCAATTCCCAACTTGTGCACCAAGGCCACTTGCACCGAATACCAGTCTTCTGAAAGCCAGGAGGGGCTCCCTCGCCCAGAGTGATGACTGTGTAAACCTGAGTCGATTGTCCCAGTTGTCCAGTAATTTAGAGAAAGCTTGATCATCTAAGTGAAAAGACTTCTCTAAGAAAGAGTTATTACCCAGAAGAGAATGAAAGTCCTCCAATTCCCTCAGAAAGTGCAGTTTAACAACAAATGGGTAGGCTCGCATGTAAGAATCCATTCCTGCAGCAGCAAGGGGAGCAATCAGTGACTGCTTGGATAAAGCAATTTTTTCAGCTACAGAGAAACGGTCCCTTTTCATCATTGCCTGGAGAATCATTGCAACATTCAAGTCAAATGAAGTATTACTTTCAGAGCCACTACAAACTAAACCTTCTTCTTTAGCTCCACCAAGGTACTCATCCATCAAATCCCACCGGCCAAGTCTCCAGGCTGCCTGCACACCTTGCATGCACCATGATTTCTTGTACTGAGGAAACCTAGAAATTAAACCATCAACATGAGTGACCATGGCCTGAAGGTGGCACATATTTAGTAAACAGTTAAGGACATCAGAATGCCTCTGAAACGAGGTAGGCTCCATCTGCAAAGCTTGCTCACAAGAAGTTAAAACATCAGCCCAATTCCCAGCCTTTTTGTTCATTAACAGCTGATCTTGTAACCTCAAAGATTTACTCAAACAAGACAAGCCAGATAGTCCATCTGGCTCATCCAAACAGCTATAAATTTCCATTAGATGTGAAACATCTTGGTCCTCAAAGATGCCACTCCTCTCAGAGGCAGGGTTAAAAGAACCTGACTTTTCCCTCACATATGACTCAAAGTACATCAAGGACCTTGCGTAAGCCTGACACCTAAAGGAGGCTCTAGCAAGAGTCACCTTTGGAATCACAGACAGAAGCTCTGCGACATATTTACACTGTAAATGGGGTTGGACCTGATCTGTAAATGAACTTGACTTTTGGACCTTTGACTTTTGTTGCTTAGAAACTGATGACTGAGAAATGGAAAGGGCAAGCTCCTGTTCAACATCATCCACCCATTGTCCTAGGTTATCAAGAAGAGTAAATACTGCCTGAATACAAACTTCACTTTGCCCACCACTGAATCCATGAACTGAAGCACCACTATTCTCTGACGCAGCTGCATCAAGAACAGACAGGATTTCTTCTGCTATGCCTTGACGTGCCTCCTGAGTACCATGACAAACAGCATTGAGAACCAGGTATGGAAGTAAATATATGGTTGTTTGCATATCATGACGCACAATACCACGACAAGCATTAAAGATGCTTGCACGAGATCCAGTAGCATGTGCAGTTAGTTTTCTTATCCAAAAGAATATCCACCTTCTAAAGGACATAGATGTGCGGTAAATAGGACCAGCGGATGTTGAATCAGCAGCTACTTTAGGAAGCTGAAACCTAGATGTTAAGCATGGGGCTATTATCTCTTTCACATAATTAGAGAACCGATCCCATAATTTATGGCCCCTATTATTCATCCCTTTACTACCATTAGTTCTCTTGGTCTTAGATACAACAGCATTGCAACTACCCTCATCCTTTTGTGCTTGTGATGTAGTAGTTGGAGCATTTTCATCCAGTGATGCCTCACAACCAGCAAATTTTAGCAACTCCTGTATAGCCAATGCAGCAGAGTCTTGAATAACAGTATCAGGTGCAGATCTAAATGCTCGAGCTAGATGTTTGTGGATCAGTTCAAATATGAGGTCATCATCAGAGCATTGAATTTTAAAACGCTGGCATGAAAACCCTCTTACTTTTGCAGGGTCAACAGCACCAAGGGATCCAAGACAATCAGCACAGACTAACTTCAACCGCTGCCCAACCGCAGTCCTTGATTCTTCTGCACATCCTCTTAATAATGATGTTATCAAAGAACTCAAAACATCCAAGTCTGAACCCGCTTCAGCAGTTATCAAATCAGTAACATCCTTCCATCTTGAGCCCAGAAGCTTGCGAAGCTCACACACTACCATATACCTCACATTTAAGTTCTCATGATTTAAACCATCAATGACAACTCGCAATTGGTTCTTCAAAGTCATAGTTCCACGAGCATCCTCAATTGCTTTGTTCACTTCTGCCAATGCAGGAATGCTGGGCAATAGGGGAAACTCACATATATGCTGCTTTAGGATAACCCTGTTATCAAGAA
This genomic interval from Vigna radiata var. radiata cultivar VC1973A chromosome 8, Vradiata_ver6, whole genome shotgun sequence contains the following:
- the LOC106771906 gene encoding serine/threonine-protein kinase ATR, yielding MAKANLSSLIHELRERIAASSSSPIPNNPSDDDALEVRFRTVLPNLLHVCVLPSSTSSGTDNQREVTAVVKLISHTARNFPGVFYHGKPSAVSPVIARILPFFAEPLFRSRHGVFFEALGSLLALLRSGARDAYRQFFVDSMLLIQDILYVASLNVNGSSRVKVKCFCEFFSGVEDLPSSNKPADDCGLLVDLTGRSRWQPFATWILKLLSKCLTEGTLYVEGLINASFISAACSLLCYGDADLHMACFDFVHTIGTVTNYDLIPYQNLILSITTILSIDKEGLPVFRNMAYDLSMGICLNALYSSCPEDIIKLTASDLVSVFLQSMGRTKNQQLKVALCSAYARIAQVCPPRIWKPEYLISALYHSEPCLPLIECFEVALSTLGPHLVRGILGNNDDLTLLASEDKSVEGTRLGHKRSIQDMDNLSIKRQKLNEEVVVEDDSLDVECKSSYVVTCQTIEGYASHMNKSILSFVDSLNAPVVRPGSLRPEIALSALSILCINFSVYPEIDLSLRIFQQMLAWLPWIADKAKQGNSITVDISTYLEGIHSVLLVQNGSLKEHNPLYDENYHVDLILVLKIPWTHMPVAIDNRSPCKTKCLSLQVVSKLGPSLNEKVVLEVLDLGLHDEAEEVRTEAVISMPVMVLWSALDVPSPVFERMEYVKRDNEKVKKILPTSLGLLSCLYGCKRSISGSNINECKLFVNVKSGRTCSTVDCLLQGFFCSKCNGSFICNLDKKHAPIVLQSGAHEADSDFSFDNIFIQLQSLFFELLFDESSEDVQLSCVRVIHQILAHGASDILLKTRFKWIKCVEYLLTCRSKELREAFCSQIRFFVDNLILSSIFAGDADKSKEEKFLDTLKNAMTLAGSPHILETLMECIAEIMVAVNMDSKLFICSLILLVDQLDSTHMTVRMNASRLIHRSCYFHLKGGLELILSKDVCICTELYDYLSERLASRPVLVREFAEAVFGVETKELVKKMIPFVLPKLVVSHHNSQTVGTLYELAKCLNTDLVPLIVNWLPKVLAFALHQTDDQQLITAVQFYHVQTGSDKQEIFAAALPALLDELICFTDGGNSDEIARRLVRVPDMIKDIAKVLTGAEDLPLFLRNHFVGLLNSIDRKLLHADDFMLQRQSLNRIELLIRMMGPHLSTYVPKLMVLLMHAIAKEPLQTEGLSVLHFFIKQLSKVSPSSIKHIISQVFASLLPFLERDKENPSIHLDKVVTILEELVLDNRVILKQHICEFPLLPSIPALAEVNKAIEDARGTMTLKNQLRVVIDGLNHENLNVRYMVVCELRKLLGSRWKDVTDLITAEAGSDLDVLSSLITSLLRGCAEESRTAVGQRLKLVCADCLGSLGAVDPAKVRGFSCQRFKIQCSDDDLIFELIHKHLARAFRSAPDTVIQDSAALAIQELLKFAGCEASLDENAPTTTSQAQKDEGSCNAVVSKTKRTNGSKGMNNRGHKLWDRFSNYVKEIIAPCLTSRFQLPKVAADSTSAGPIYRTSMSFRRWIFFWIRKLTAHATGSRASIFNACRGIVRHDMQTTIYLLPYLVLNAVCHGTQEARQGIAEEILSVLDAAASENSGASVHGFSGGQSEVCIQAVFTLLDNLGQWVDDVEQELALSISQSSVSKQQKSKVQKSSSFTDQVQPHLQCKYVAELLSVIPKVTLARASFRCQAYARSLMYFESYVREKSGSFNPASERSGIFEDQDVSHLMEIYSCLDEPDGLSGLSCLSKSLRLQDQLLMNKKAGNWADVLTSCEQALQMEPTSFQRHSDVLNCLLNMCHLQAMVTHVDGLISRFPQYKKSWCMQGVQAAWRLGRWDLMDEYLGGAKEEGLVCSGSESNTSFDLNVAMILQAMMKRDRFSVAEKIALSKQSLIAPLAAAGMDSYMRAYPFVVKLHFLRELEDFHSLLGNNSFLEKSFHLDDQAFSKLLDNWDNRLRFTQSSLWAREPLLAFRRLVFGASGLGAQVGNCWLQYSKLCRLAGHYETANRAILEAQASGAPNVHMEKAKLLWSTRRSDGAIAVLQQSLLDMPVEVLGSAAISSITSLSLLPLNTQPIRESQTMNENRNIAKTLLLYSRWIHYTGQKQKEDVISLYTRVRELQPKWEKGYFYIAKYCDEVLGDARKRQEENSELGPRPIPSATVVGSSNLNGEKRWWSYLPDVLLFYAKGLHRGHKNLFQALPRLLTLWFDFGSMYQRSGSSNKDLVNVHLKVMSIIRGCLMELPTYHWLTVLPQLVSRICHQNVETVRLVKLIITSVLRQYPQQGLWIMAAVSKSTVPSRREAAAEIIQAARKGFSPGSKENSLFVQFATLIDHLIKLCFHAGQSRSRTINLSTEFSSLKRMMPLGIVMPIQQSLTVNLPTYDGNLGGSLMSNIFSATDLPTISGIADEAEILSSLQQPKKIILLGSDGLERPFLCKPKDDLRKDARMMEFTATINRLLSKYPESRRRKLYIRTFAVIPLTEDCGMVEWVPHTRGLRHILQDIYITCGKFDRQKTNPQIRQIYDQCQGKMPGDEMLKNKILPMFPPVFHKWFLTTFSEPAAWFRARVAYAHTTAVWSMVGHIVGLGDRHGENILFDSTSGDCVHVDFSCLFDKGLQLDKPELVPFRLTQNMIDGLGITGYEGIFLRVCEITLSVLRSHRETLMSVLETFIHDPLVEWTKSHKSSGVEVQNPHAQRAISNIAARLQGVVVGVGAAPSLPLAVEGQARRLIAEAVSLKNLGRMYIWWMPWF